A genome region from Oenanthe melanoleuca isolate GR-GAL-2019-014 chromosome 2, OMel1.0, whole genome shotgun sequence includes the following:
- the CHCHD7 gene encoding coiled-coil-helix-coiled-coil-helix domain-containing protein 7: protein MSRHAKKLKDHDINPCVAETDATTKCMSDNNYNKDMCTDYFLKYKNCRKFWHEIMMQRKRNGVKPEMPTAEERKSILESMGKPY, encoded by the exons ATGTCCAGGCATGCAAAAAAGCTTAAAGATCACGATATAAATCCATGTGTAGCG GAAACAGATGCCACTACAAAATGTATGAGTGACAACAACTATAACAAGGATATGTGTACTGATTATTTTTTGAAGtataaaaactgcagaaaattctGG CATGAAATTATGAtgcaaaggaagagaaatggtGTGAAACCAGAGATGCctacagcagaagaaagaaaaagcatcttGGAATCGATGGGGAAGCCCTACTGA